The Synechococcus sp. MVIR-18-1 region CCTCTATTACCTACACCAAAACCGCCCTGATTACGGGTATCACCGGCCAAGACGGCAGTTATTTGGCTGAGTTGTAACTGGAAAAGGGATATGAAGTGCATGGGATCAAAAGAAGAGCGAGCAGTTTCAATACGACACGAATTGATCATCTGTATCAGGATCACCATGAAGATGATAAGCGGCTGGTGCTGCACTACGGGGATTTAACGGATAGCAGCAATTTGATCCGGATTATTCAGCAGGTGCAGCCGGATGAGATTTATAACCTCGGAGCTCGGAGCAATCTGGCTGTTAGCTGCTGTTTTGCAGAAGCCTGTCGGCTACGCATCGCCTGAATACACCAGATATTCCGAAGCGTTTGGAACTCTGAAAATTATGGAGTCGGTACATATGCTGGGTCTCAAAATAAATACGTCACTGACGAAGCATTAATGATGGTTTATAGGGTTTGGTGGTGTTAAAATTGTTTTAAAAGCACTTTATCCCCCTTTTTATCCGCGCAGTCCCTAAGGCATAGCGGATCCCTACGCCTGCTGGATAATGATGAATTACTGCGAGGCCTATGGGATGTATGTCTGCAAGGGCATTCAGTTCAACTACGAGAGCCCGCGCTGCGGTGAAACCTTTGTAATCCTCAGTTTCCTAGCGCTCTTTCTCGGATCAACGTGTGCATTAAACAATGTATGTTCATAGAAATCTCGATTCGCTGTTGACTGGGGCGACGTCCGTTACTAGGTAGAAATGCAGTGGCGCACACAGCACCAGCAGTTTCTCTAGACGACTTTGTGATTTCCACGGGCTATCAATGCACGATCCATTGGGACCCCAGCAAACCCGACGGCATCTCGCAGAAGTAAGCTGGAATTGAAATGTCTGACCACCCTCGGCTGGCGTCCACATTCCCCTGACTGAATCCCTGGAGAGCCCGGTAAAACTTTTTCGGCACAATCTGGTGCAAGAGTTGCTTCAGTTGCCGTGAAAAAATCGATGTTTTACAAGCTGTCTTTGCGCTTCTAATAGTCCATTCAGAATGTTGTACCTTCCCTTCCTATAAAAGATTTTTTTATAAAGTGACTGTTCTCGTGACCGGCGCTGCCGGCTTTATCGGATTTCACCTGAGTCGCCGTTTGCTGGAGCAAGGAACCCCAGTAGTGGGGTTTGACAACGTCAACCCCTACTACGACCCCTCCTTGAAGCGAGCACGTATCGCTCAGCTGGAGGCCGTAGCTGCAGCAACGAGCAGCCCTTTCCAGCTGATCGAGGCTGACCTGGAAGATCGGGAAGCTGTGGAGGCCGCCTTCCAGCAGCACAACCCCCAGAAGGTGGTGAACTTGGCAGCCCAGGCGGGGGTGCGCTATTCGATCGAAAACCCAGCGGCCTACATCCAGAGCAACCTGGTGGGTTTTGGCCACATCCTTGAAGGTTGTCGCCACCACGGCGTAGAGCATCTGGTGTATGCGAGCAGCAGCTCTGTATATGGCGGTAACACGCGTATGCCCTTTTCGGAGCTCCACAGCGTGGATCACCCGGTGAGCCTCTATGCCGCTAGCAAGAAGGCAAATGAGCTAATGGCCCATACCTACAGCCATCTTTATGGCCTCGCGGCCACTGGCTTGCGCTTTTTCACTGTGTATGGCCCCTGGGGCCGGCCAGATATGGCGCTCTTTCTATTCACCAAGGCGATGCTGAGAGGTGAGCCGATTAATGTATTTAACAACGGCGAGATGGTGCGCGATTTCACTTATATCGACGACATTATCGAAAGCTTGGTTCGGTTACTCGAGAAGCCGGCGGCCCCAGATCTGGCCTTCGATCCTGCCAACCCCAACCCAGCCACCAGCTGGGCACCGAGCCGAGTATTCAACATCGGCAACAGCAACCCAACGCCGCTGATGGATTACATCGAAGCTGTGGAGAGTTCCCTAGGCATCAAAGCCGAGAAGCAATTCCTGCCAATGCAGCCGGGCGATGTGCCGGCAACTGCAGCTGACACCTCAGCGCTGGAGGCCTGGGTTGATTTCAAGCCCAATACTCAAGTAAAAGATGGCGTTTCCCGGTTTGTCTCTTGGTATCGGGAGTTCTATGGCGATTAAGTCAGTAGTCCCACCTCGCCCTTCACATTAAAAAGTGAAGTTTTCCAGCACACTTCCTAGCCCCCGTACCTCCGGTGGTTTTTTATGAGCAGCACCACCCAGTTCGTTCCAGACCCAATTGTTGCTCCTCTTCCATCCCTCGCTACCTGCACAGTGGCGATTATCGGCCTTGGCTATGTGGGGCTGCCACTTTCTGTTGCCTTCGCAACACCTGGTGCTTGCGTCCGTACCGGGACACCTCTAAGGCGCCGTGTAATCGGTTTCGACATCAATCAGCAGCGTCTGAGCGAGTTAAGCGCTGGTCATGACAGCACCCATGAGGTCAGCTCTGAGGAGCTGAAGGCAGCGACGATGCTCGAGTTCACATCTGATCCGGCCGAATTGGCCGTGGCAGATGTGTTTATCGTAACGGTGCCAACACCTATCGACACTGCCAAGAGGCCCGATCTCACCCCCTTGAAAAAGGCCAGTAATACTGTGGGCTTGGCCCTGAAGCAACGCTTCGAACAGCAGCAGAGCCGTGGCGAAATATCTTGTTTACCACTGGTGATCTACGAGAGCACTGTCTATCCCGGCGCTACAGAAGAGGTCTGTGTGCCAATTCTGGAGAGGTCATCGGGTCTTATTAACAACAACGATTTCTTTTGCGGCTACAGCCCCGAAAGGATCAACCCTGGCGACACCGAGCACAGGCTTACCACAATCACCAAGGTGACCAGCGGCAGCACCCCAGAGTCCGCATCCTGGGTGGATGGTTTCTACGGTTCAATTATCCAGGCCGGCACCCATCAGGGAGCAAGCATCAAAGTGGCGGAGGCTGCCAAAGTTATAGAAAATACTCAGCGTGATCTGAATATCGCCCTTGTAAATGAGCTGGCAATTATCTTTCGCGAGATGGGTATTGACACGCTCGATGTGCTGGAGGCAGCCGGCACAAAGTGGAATTTTTTGCCTTTTAGGCCCGGCTTGGTGGGCGGGCACTGTATCGGTGTGGATCCGTATTATTTGACTCACAAAGCTGAGCAGTTGGGTTACTACCCACAGGTGGTATTGGCGGGTCGGCGCATCAATGACGGCATGGGCCGTTGGCTGGTTGAACAACTGGTTCTCGAGATGGCCCGAAGCGGCCAAGTCATCGCTGGTGCCCAAGTCTTGGTCTTGGGGCTGAGTTTCAAAGAAAACTGCCCAGACTTGCGTAACACCAGAGTGGTTGATGTGATTGACGCTATCCGGCGCTATGGAATGGAGCCTTTGGTTGTGGATCCGTGGGTCGATCCGGCGGAGGCCGAGCGTGAGTATGGCCTGTCGGTGCTGGGCGAGATCCCCAGGGGTCGAAGCTGGAACTCCGTGGTTGCTGCGGTAGCCCACCGGGAATTTACTGCCCAGAGCGCCGAACAATGGAGCCGGTTGCTGGAGCCGAACGGTGTGCTTGTAGATCTGAAATCAATAGTGCCTCGGGAGCTCGGAGCGATACGGCTCTAAGCAGTCGATAATTTTTGACAACTTCTGATCTTGATTAGCTAAATGAATTCTGAGACATATCTTGTTCACCCAACGGCTACTATTCATAATACAGCTCTAGTTGATGAAGGAGCCAAGATTGGTGCCGGCAGCAGGGTCTGGCATTGGGTTCACATCAGTTCAGGAGCTGTGATTGGTGATCGCTGCTCTTTCGGGCAGAACGTGTTTGTGGGCAATCGCGTCAGGATAGGAAACAA contains the following coding sequences:
- a CDS encoding NAD-dependent epimerase; amino-acid sequence: MTVLVTGAAGFIGFHLSRRLLEQGTPVVGFDNVNPYYDPSLKRARIAQLEAVAAATSSPFQLIEADLEDREAVEAAFQQHNPQKVVNLAAQAGVRYSIENPAAYIQSNLVGFGHILEGCRHHGVEHLVYASSSSVYGGNTRMPFSELHSVDHPVSLYAASKKANELMAHTYSHLYGLAATGLRFFTVYGPWGRPDMALFLFTKAMLRGEPINVFNNGEMVRDFTYIDDIIESLVRLLEKPAAPDLAFDPANPNPATSWAPSRVFNIGNSNPTPLMDYIEAVESSLGIKAEKQFLPMQPGDVPATAADTSALEAWVDFKPNTQVKDGVSRFVSWYREFYGD
- a CDS encoding nucleotide sugar dehydrogenase; amino-acid sequence: MSSTTQFVPDPIVAPLPSLATCTVAIIGLGYVGLPLSVAFATPGACVRTGTPLRRRVIGFDINQQRLSELSAGHDSTHEVSSEELKAATMLEFTSDPAELAVADVFIVTVPTPIDTAKRPDLTPLKKASNTVGLALKQRFEQQQSRGEISCLPLVIYESTVYPGATEEVCVPILERSSGLINNNDFFCGYSPERINPGDTEHRLTTITKVTSGSTPESASWVDGFYGSIIQAGTHQGASIKVAEAAKVIENTQRDLNIALVNELAIIFREMGIDTLDVLEAAGTKWNFLPFRPGLVGGHCIGVDPYYLTHKAEQLGYYPQVVLAGRRINDGMGRWLVEQLVLEMARSGQVIAGAQVLVLGLSFKENCPDLRNTRVVDVIDAIRRYGMEPLVVDPWVDPAEAEREYGLSVLGEIPRGRSWNSVVAAVAHREFTAQSAEQWSRLLEPNGVLVDLKSIVPRELGAIRL